One genomic region from Streptomyces sp. Li-HN-5-11 encodes:
- a CDS encoding acyl-CoA dehydrogenase produces MPDRAPQPVERQLPTDEARDLISLVRDIAQREIAPRAAEEEDAGRFPREVFTVLSRSGLLGLPYDSEYGGGDQPYEVYLQVLEELAAARLTVGLGLSVHTLASYAVAAYGTKQQQVEFLPAMLGGGLLGAYALSEPASGSDAASLRTKAVRDGDDWVITGGKAWITHGGIADFYTVMARTGEEGPRGITAFLVPGDAQGLSAAAPERKMGLKGSPTAQIHFDGVRISDERRLGEEGQGFAIALSALDSGRLGIAACAVGLAQAALDEAVAYATERLQFGRPIADFQGLRFMLADMATRIEAGRALYLAAARLRDAGRPFARQAAMAKLFCTDTAMSVTTDAVQILGGYGYTADFPAERYMREAKVLQIVEGTNQIQRMVIARHVAGPETR; encoded by the coding sequence ATGCCCGACCGCGCCCCGCAGCCGGTGGAACGGCAACTGCCCACGGACGAGGCCCGGGACCTGATCTCGCTCGTCCGCGACATCGCGCAGCGTGAGATCGCCCCGAGGGCGGCCGAGGAGGAGGACGCCGGACGCTTCCCGCGCGAGGTCTTCACCGTGCTGTCCCGCTCGGGCCTGCTCGGCCTGCCCTACGACTCCGAGTACGGCGGCGGCGACCAGCCCTACGAGGTCTACCTCCAGGTCCTCGAGGAGCTCGCCGCGGCCCGCCTCACCGTCGGCCTGGGCCTGAGCGTGCACACCCTGGCCTCCTACGCGGTCGCCGCCTACGGCACCAAGCAGCAGCAGGTCGAGTTCCTGCCCGCGATGCTCGGCGGCGGGCTGCTGGGCGCGTACGCCCTCTCCGAGCCCGCGTCCGGCTCCGACGCCGCCTCCCTGCGCACCAAGGCGGTCCGCGACGGCGACGACTGGGTGATCACCGGGGGCAAGGCCTGGATCACCCACGGCGGGATCGCCGACTTCTACACGGTCATGGCCCGCACCGGCGAGGAGGGACCGCGCGGGATCACCGCCTTCCTGGTGCCCGGCGACGCCCAGGGCCTGAGCGCCGCCGCGCCGGAGAGGAAGATGGGCCTGAAGGGCTCACCGACCGCGCAGATCCACTTCGACGGGGTGCGGATCTCCGACGAACGGCGCCTGGGGGAGGAGGGCCAGGGCTTCGCCATCGCGCTGTCCGCGCTCGACTCCGGCCGGCTCGGCATCGCGGCCTGCGCCGTCGGACTGGCCCAGGCCGCCCTGGACGAGGCGGTCGCCTACGCCACCGAGCGGCTGCAGTTCGGCAGGCCGATCGCCGACTTCCAGGGGCTGCGGTTCATGCTCGCCGACATGGCGACCCGGATCGAGGCGGGCCGCGCCCTGTACCTGGCGGCGGCCCGGCTGCGGGACGCGGGCCGGCCCTTCGCCCGGCAGGCGGCCATGGCCAAGCTGTTCTGCACGGACACGGCCATGAGCGTGACCACCGACGCCGTCCAGATACTCGGCGGGTACGGCTACACCGCGGACTTCCCGGCCGAGCGCTACATGCGCGAGGCCAAGGTCCTGCAGATCGTCGAGGGCACCAACCAGATCCAGCGCATGGTCATCGCCCGTCACGTCGCGGGTCCCGAGACCCGCTGA
- a CDS encoding TetR/AcrR family transcriptional regulator, producing the protein MNTSEQRETVRPRTVASSPAGSTPARARGTERSAARRAELIAIGRKLFADTSYDALSMDDIARQAHVAKGLIYYYFRSKRGYYLAIVEDSVADLVALATGGLELPAVDRVHRTIDGYLRYAEHNQAAYRTIVSGGVGFDTEVQAIRDGVREAIVATMAEGAYGRTAITPLARMGLLSWVCGVEGATLDWIARPELSRDRMRELQVKTLGGALHAIEELDPAHPAPALARRDG; encoded by the coding sequence TTGAACACGAGCGAGCAGCGCGAGACCGTCCGCCCCCGGACCGTCGCCTCCAGCCCGGCGGGAAGCACCCCGGCCCGGGCGCGCGGCACCGAGCGTTCGGCGGCACGCCGCGCCGAACTCATCGCCATCGGGCGGAAGTTGTTCGCCGACACCTCCTACGACGCCCTCTCGATGGACGACATCGCCCGGCAGGCCCATGTCGCCAAGGGGCTCATCTACTACTACTTCCGGTCCAAGCGCGGGTACTACCTGGCGATCGTGGAAGACTCGGTCGCCGACCTGGTCGCCCTCGCCACTGGAGGCCTGGAACTGCCGGCCGTGGACCGGGTGCACCGCACCATCGACGGCTATCTCCGCTACGCCGAGCACAACCAGGCCGCCTACCGCACCATCGTCAGCGGCGGCGTCGGCTTCGACACCGAGGTGCAGGCCATCCGGGACGGCGTGCGCGAGGCGATCGTGGCGACGATGGCCGAGGGCGCCTACGGGCGTACCGCCATCACCCCGCTCGCCCGTATGGGCCTGCTGAGCTGGGTGTGCGGCGTCGAGGGCGCGACCCTGGACTGGATCGCCCGCCCGGAACTCTCCCGCGACCGCATGCGCGAACTGCAGGTGAAGACCCTGGGCGGCGCGCTGCACGCCATCGAGGAGCTGGACCCGGCCCACCCGGCCCCCGCACTCGCCCGCCGGGACGGCTGA
- a CDS encoding peptidase C39 family protein, which translates to MSRAEQPSRRSVLAAAVCAAVSGGAAPAVAATVPGPAAGPAGAGRASAAARPVDYHSWTTYADWCAGTAHGTRAVAGARPGIAIAAPVGTTDYTDPHTGTTATWEYATWTTPVHRLRVPATEAVASWNAHTPAGTWLQVELAGTYSDGTDTPWYVMGRWAAGDQDIKRTSVDGQRDGKSSVWTDTFSVDAPASGLRLTSYRLRITLHRRPGTKLTPTVWRIGAMGSDVPDRFTVPASTPGPARELVVPRYSQEIHAGQYPEYDNGGEAWCSPTSSQMIIEYWGGRPTPGQLSWVDPSYADPQVCQAARSTYDYQYAGCGNWPFNAAYAATYPGLQGLVTRLGSLTDLETLIAAGIPAITSQSFLKSELTGAGYGTAGHLMTVIGFTADGDVIANDPASPSDEAVRRVYRRREFENIWLRTKRYNASGQVVSGTGGVCYLYFPARPTARQRKALAAVGVR; encoded by the coding sequence ATGAGCAGAGCCGAACAGCCCTCCCGCAGATCCGTCCTGGCCGCCGCGGTCTGTGCCGCGGTCTCCGGCGGCGCGGCCCCGGCGGTCGCCGCGACCGTGCCCGGACCGGCCGCCGGGCCGGCCGGCGCCGGCCGCGCCTCCGCCGCGGCCCGCCCCGTCGACTACCACTCCTGGACCACGTACGCCGACTGGTGCGCGGGCACCGCCCACGGCACCCGTGCGGTGGCGGGCGCCCGTCCCGGCATCGCGATCGCCGCCCCCGTCGGCACCACCGACTACACCGACCCGCACACCGGCACCACCGCCACCTGGGAGTACGCCACCTGGACCACACCGGTCCACCGGCTCCGGGTGCCCGCCACCGAAGCGGTCGCCTCCTGGAACGCGCACACTCCGGCCGGCACCTGGCTGCAGGTGGAGCTCGCGGGTACGTACTCCGACGGCACGGACACCCCCTGGTACGTGATGGGCCGCTGGGCGGCCGGCGACCAGGACATCAAGCGCACCTCGGTCGACGGCCAGAGAGACGGCAAGAGCTCCGTCTGGACCGACACCTTCTCCGTCGACGCCCCGGCCTCCGGGCTGCGCCTGACCTCGTACCGGCTGCGGATCACCCTGCACCGCAGGCCCGGAACGAAGCTCACCCCCACCGTCTGGCGGATCGGCGCCATGGGCTCCGACGTCCCCGACCGCTTCACCGTCCCCGCGTCCACGCCCGGCCCCGCCAGGGAGCTGGTCGTTCCGCGGTACTCGCAGGAGATCCACGCCGGCCAGTACCCGGAGTACGACAACGGGGGCGAGGCCTGGTGCAGCCCGACCTCCTCACAGATGATCATCGAGTACTGGGGCGGCCGGCCCACCCCCGGGCAGCTGTCCTGGGTCGACCCCTCCTACGCCGACCCGCAGGTGTGCCAGGCGGCCCGGTCCACGTACGACTACCAGTACGCGGGCTGCGGGAACTGGCCGTTCAACGCGGCCTACGCGGCCACCTACCCGGGCCTGCAGGGCCTGGTGACCCGGCTCGGCTCGCTCACCGACCTGGAGACGCTGATCGCCGCGGGGATCCCGGCCATAACCTCCCAGTCCTTCCTCAAGTCCGAGCTGACCGGCGCCGGTTACGGCACCGCGGGCCATCTGATGACCGTCATCGGCTTCACGGCCGACGGCGACGTGATCGCGAACGACCCGGCCTCGCCGAGCGACGAGGCGGTGCGCCGTGTGTACCGGCGCAGGGAGTTCGAGAACATCTGGCTCAGGACCAAGCGGTACAACGCCTCCGGCCAGGTCGTCTCCGGCACCGGCGGCGTCTGCTACCTGTACTTCCCGGCGCGTCCCACGGCCCGTCAGCGCAAGGCGCTCGCCGCGGTGGGCGTGCGCTGA
- a CDS encoding AAA family ATPase, which translates to MDFGTQGPEAPADLAWLRGVDAYTMGAYPQAEEEFRAAVRMDPGMADGWLGLHALRVDTTTALLRMFRHRDRFGEQRARHRRTLNSWYWLGWWVQPVLESPRDLLLAHASHWLDGRHVPELDRALAGLPPVDADSQVRFLHACRAYLVKDWEQLVRHTDPLLDDPMLGIEAGLFGGMARVRLEMYGQAEPLLAAALMRCRSEQPQRKELRYWLARAHEGTGRSAAALPLYRAVHRIDPAFMDTSARLAAIAESDGYDEAADLAAIALTGVGQDTMDGPEVLDPVFGTEGRDLKLSEPDLPVTGPLPPVTDPAVRERTSVAVGPLPTGPTDPALLEEALAELERMVGLEPVKRQVKALSAQLNMARLRAGQGLPVQPPKRHFVFSGPSGTGKTTVARILGRVFYALGLLGGDHLVEAQRADLVGEYLGQTAVKANELIDSAIGGVLFVDEAYSLSNSGYGKGDAYGDEALQVLLKRAEDNRDHLVVILAGYPEGMDRLLTANPGLSSRFTTRVDFPSYRPLELTEIGKVLAAENGDLWDEEALDELRSIAGHVVDQGWIDELGNGRFLRTLYEKSCAYRDLRLSGYPGTLSRDDLATLRLPDLMQAYGEVLSGRGPQDPSAL; encoded by the coding sequence ATGGACTTCGGCACGCAGGGCCCCGAGGCCCCGGCCGACCTCGCCTGGCTGCGAGGCGTGGACGCCTACACGATGGGCGCCTATCCGCAGGCGGAGGAGGAGTTCCGGGCCGCGGTGCGGATGGACCCGGGGATGGCCGACGGCTGGCTCGGGCTGCACGCGCTGCGCGTCGACACCACGACCGCGCTGCTCAGGATGTTCCGGCACCGGGACCGCTTCGGCGAGCAGCGCGCCCGGCACCGCCGCACTCTCAACTCCTGGTACTGGCTGGGCTGGTGGGTGCAGCCCGTGCTCGAGAGCCCGCGCGACCTGCTGCTCGCGCACGCCTCGCACTGGCTGGACGGCCGCCACGTCCCCGAGCTGGACCGGGCGCTGGCCGGCCTGCCGCCGGTGGACGCCGACTCCCAGGTCCGCTTCCTGCACGCCTGCCGCGCCTACCTCGTCAAGGACTGGGAACAGCTCGTCCGGCACACCGACCCCCTCCTCGACGACCCCATGCTCGGTATCGAGGCGGGCCTCTTCGGCGGCATGGCCCGGGTCCGGCTGGAGATGTACGGGCAGGCCGAGCCCCTGCTCGCCGCCGCGCTGATGCGGTGCCGCAGCGAGCAGCCGCAGCGCAAGGAGCTCAGGTACTGGCTGGCCCGCGCCCACGAGGGCACCGGACGCAGCGCCGCCGCGCTCCCGCTGTACCGGGCGGTGCACCGGATCGACCCGGCGTTCATGGACACCTCCGCCCGCCTCGCGGCGATCGCCGAGAGCGACGGCTACGACGAGGCGGCCGACCTCGCGGCGATCGCGCTCACCGGCGTCGGGCAGGACACCATGGACGGCCCCGAAGTCCTCGACCCGGTCTTCGGCACGGAGGGCCGGGACCTGAAGCTGTCCGAACCCGACCTGCCGGTCACCGGTCCGCTGCCGCCGGTGACCGATCCGGCGGTGCGCGAGCGGACGTCGGTGGCCGTCGGGCCGCTGCCCACCGGGCCCACCGACCCTGCGTTACTCGAGGAGGCGCTCGCCGAGCTGGAGCGCATGGTGGGCCTGGAACCGGTGAAGCGCCAGGTAAAGGCCCTGTCCGCGCAGTTGAACATGGCCCGTCTGCGCGCCGGTCAGGGGCTGCCCGTGCAGCCCCCGAAGCGCCACTTCGTCTTCTCCGGCCCCTCAGGAACCGGCAAGACCACGGTCGCGCGCATCCTCGGCCGTGTCTTCTACGCGCTCGGCCTGCTCGGTGGCGACCATCTCGTGGAGGCCCAGCGGGCCGACCTGGTCGGCGAGTACCTGGGGCAGACCGCCGTCAAGGCCAACGAACTCATCGATTCCGCGATCGGCGGGGTCCTCTTCGTCGACGAGGCCTACTCCCTGTCCAACTCCGGCTACGGCAAGGGCGACGCCTACGGCGACGAGGCGCTGCAGGTCCTGCTGAAGCGGGCCGAGGACAACCGCGACCATCTCGTGGTGATCCTGGCCGGCTACCCGGAGGGCATGGACCGCCTGCTCACCGCCAACCCGGGCCTGTCGTCCCGCTTCACGACCCGCGTGGACTTCCCCTCGTACCGCCCCCTGGAGCTCACCGAGATCGGCAAGGTGCTCGCCGCCGAGAACGGTGACCTGTGGGACGAGGAGGCCCTCGACGAGCTGCGCTCGATCGCCGGGCACGTGGTCGACCAGGGATGGATCGACGAGCTCGGCAACGGCCGGTTCCTGCGGACCCTGTACGAGAAGAGCTGCGCGTACCGGGATCTGCGGTTGTCGGGGTATCCGGGGACGCTGTCGCGGGACGATCTGGCGACGCTGCGGCTGCCGGATCTGATGCAGGCCTACGGGGAGGTCCTGTCGGGCCGCGGGCCCCAGGATCCGTCGGCCCTGTGA
- a CDS encoding hemolysin family protein, with protein sequence MSVLQLVFAALLVLVNGFFVGAEFALVSVRRSQIEPLGTARARQVLYGLERLPQMMAAAQFGITVCSLTLGAVAEPTVARLLEPVFAWLRLPDGMVHPLGYVIALAAVVFFHLVIGEMVPKNLAMAAPEKAALWLSPGLVAFARLCKPVTVALGACAKGILRLFHVEPKDEVEAVFTSEQLNRLVEDSGQAGLLDPEEQERLEDALELGSRPVTDVLLGRETLVTVSPSVTPGEIVALTARTGYSRFPVAADNGAFMGYLHVKDVLDLEDSDRAVPQRIWRPMTTLRSELPLDDALTVMRRAATHLAQVADASGRVLGLVALEDVLELLVGEVRDPAHRVATEVRLTEPRGSREAEEVLAT encoded by the coding sequence ATGAGCGTGCTCCAACTGGTCTTCGCCGCGCTGCTGGTGCTCGTCAACGGCTTCTTCGTCGGCGCCGAGTTCGCGCTGGTCTCCGTCCGCCGCAGCCAGATCGAACCGCTCGGCACCGCCAGGGCCCGCCAGGTCCTGTACGGCCTGGAGCGGCTGCCGCAGATGATGGCGGCCGCCCAGTTCGGCATCACGGTGTGCTCGCTGACCCTGGGCGCCGTCGCCGAACCGACCGTGGCCCGTCTCCTCGAGCCGGTCTTCGCGTGGCTCCGCCTGCCCGACGGTATGGTCCACCCGCTCGGCTACGTCATCGCGCTGGCCGCCGTGGTCTTCTTCCACCTCGTCATCGGCGAGATGGTGCCGAAGAACCTCGCGATGGCCGCGCCGGAGAAGGCCGCGCTGTGGCTCAGCCCCGGCCTGGTCGCCTTCGCCCGCCTGTGCAAGCCGGTCACCGTGGCGCTCGGCGCCTGCGCCAAGGGCATCCTGCGGCTCTTCCACGTCGAGCCCAAGGACGAGGTCGAGGCCGTCTTCACCAGCGAGCAGCTCAACCGTCTGGTGGAGGACTCCGGCCAGGCGGGCCTGCTGGACCCGGAAGAGCAGGAACGGCTGGAGGACGCGCTGGAGCTGGGCTCCCGGCCGGTCACCGACGTGCTGCTCGGACGCGAGACACTGGTGACCGTGAGCCCGTCGGTCACCCCGGGCGAGATCGTCGCGCTCACCGCCCGCACCGGGTACTCCCGCTTCCCGGTCGCCGCGGACAACGGCGCCTTCATGGGCTATCTGCACGTCAAGGACGTCCTCGACCTGGAGGACTCCGACCGGGCCGTGCCGCAGAGGATATGGCGACCGATGACCACCCTGAGGTCCGAGCTGCCGCTGGACGACGCGCTCACGGTCATGCGGCGGGCGGCCACGCATCTGGCCCAGGTGGCCGACGCGTCGGGCCGGGTGCTCGGCCTGGTCGCGCTGGAGGACGTACTGGAACTGCTGGTGGGCGAGGTCCGCGACCCCGCGCACCGGGTGGCGACGGAGGTACGGCTGACGGAACCGCGGGGAAGCAGGGAGGCCGAGGAGGTGCTGGCCACGTAG
- a CDS encoding hemolysin family protein, with product MTIPLLLLGAAFLLILANGFFVAAEFGLVTVERPDAEKAAADGDKRARAVVESLSELSFQLSGTQLGITITSLVVGMLAEPALARLLRGPFSATGIPEGAVASVAVVVGMLLASAIQMVIGELVPKNWAVSRPMQVARFVAGPQHVFARLFRPVIATLNAVSNRLVRALGVEPAEELASARTPGELVSLARHSARAGALEQDTADLFVRTLSLGDLTAQHVMTPRVKVSALQSSATAEDVVNLTRATGLSRFPVYHERIDEVVGMVHLKDALAVPAHDRLRTPVGRIARPALLVPETLPVQPLLAQLRSEQPIAVVVDEYGGTAGVVTLEDIVEELVGEVRDEHDAKDVPELAPAPPEDGRPAWDVDGSVRVDLLQRIGLDAPEGPYETVAGLVADLLGRIPAPGDRAELPGWRLSVRQVGHYRAERVRLVRTAPPADVVAAVVEAAR from the coding sequence ATGACCATCCCCCTGCTGCTCCTGGGCGCGGCGTTCCTGCTGATCCTCGCCAACGGATTCTTCGTCGCGGCCGAGTTCGGCCTGGTGACGGTCGAGCGCCCGGACGCCGAGAAGGCCGCGGCCGACGGCGACAAACGCGCCCGCGCGGTCGTCGAGTCCCTCAGCGAGCTGTCCTTCCAGCTCTCCGGCACCCAGCTCGGCATCACCATCACCTCCCTCGTCGTCGGCATGCTCGCCGAACCGGCGCTGGCGCGGCTGCTGCGCGGCCCGTTCTCCGCGACCGGCATACCCGAGGGGGCCGTCGCCTCAGTCGCCGTCGTCGTCGGCATGCTGCTCGCCTCGGCCATCCAGATGGTGATCGGCGAGCTCGTCCCGAAGAACTGGGCGGTCTCGCGGCCGATGCAGGTCGCACGTTTCGTGGCCGGCCCGCAGCATGTTTTCGCCCGTCTGTTCCGCCCGGTGATCGCCACGCTCAACGCGGTCTCCAACCGGCTCGTCAGGGCCCTGGGCGTCGAGCCCGCCGAGGAGCTGGCCTCCGCCCGCACCCCCGGCGAACTGGTCTCGCTGGCCCGCCACTCGGCCCGCGCCGGCGCCCTGGAGCAGGACACGGCCGACCTCTTCGTCCGCACGCTGTCCCTGGGCGACCTCACCGCGCAGCACGTCATGACCCCGCGCGTGAAGGTCAGCGCGCTGCAGTCGTCGGCCACCGCCGAGGACGTGGTCAACCTGACCCGCGCCACCGGGCTGTCCCGCTTCCCCGTCTACCACGAGCGGATCGACGAGGTCGTCGGCATGGTCCACCTCAAGGACGCCCTCGCCGTCCCGGCGCACGACCGGTTGCGCACTCCCGTCGGCCGTATCGCCCGCCCGGCCCTGCTCGTCCCCGAGACCCTGCCGGTGCAGCCCCTGCTGGCCCAGCTGCGCAGCGAGCAGCCCATCGCCGTCGTCGTCGACGAGTACGGCGGCACGGCCGGCGTCGTCACCCTGGAGGACATCGTCGAGGAACTCGTCGGCGAGGTCCGCGACGAGCACGATGCCAAGGACGTGCCCGAACTCGCCCCCGCCCCGCCGGAGGACGGCAGGCCCGCGTGGGACGTCGACGGCAGCGTCCGCGTCGACCTGCTCCAACGCATCGGCCTGGACGCCCCCGAGGGTCCGTACGAGACCGTCGCGGGCCTGGTCGCCGACCTGCTCGGCCGTATCCCGGCCCCCGGCGACCGGGCCGAGCTGCCCGGCTGGCGGCTGTCCGTGCGCCAGGTCGGGCACTACCGCGCCGAGCGCGTCCGCCTGGTCCGGACGGCCCCGCCGGCGGACGTCGTCGCCGCTGTCGTGGAGGCGGCCCGATGA
- a CDS encoding PH domain-containing protein, which yields MSDLPDLPVTFRPARTRVVLLTAAVAIFVVIMTVALQLEQLNPGERVSFILTAALLSGVLLLLSRPKVVADESGVTVVNITGRRHLQWPEILQVNLRPGDPWVFLNLSDGTSLPALGIQPGIARQRALADARTLRALVQARAIPEPQGPSDGPPGQSQG from the coding sequence ATGTCCGACCTGCCCGACCTGCCCGTCACGTTCCGGCCGGCCCGCACCCGCGTGGTGCTGCTCACCGCGGCCGTCGCGATCTTCGTCGTCATCATGACCGTCGCCCTGCAGCTGGAGCAGCTCAACCCTGGCGAGCGCGTCAGCTTCATCCTCACCGCGGCCCTGCTGTCCGGGGTGCTGCTCCTGCTGTCCCGGCCCAAGGTCGTCGCCGACGAGTCCGGTGTCACCGTCGTCAACATCACGGGCAGGCGGCATCTGCAGTGGCCGGAGATCCTCCAGGTGAACCTGCGCCCCGGCGACCCGTGGGTGTTCCTGAACCTCAGCGACGGCACCAGCCTGCCCGCGCTCGGCATCCAGCCGGGCATCGCCAGGCAGCGTGCCCTCGCCGACGCCCGCACCCTGCGCGCTCTGGTCCAGGCCCGGGCTATCCCGGAGCCCCAGGGCCCTTCGGACGGACCTCCGGGTCAGTCACAGGGCTGA
- the hisG gene encoding ATP phosphoribosyltransferase → MLRIAVPNKGSLSGPAADMLHEAGYQQRRESKELRIVDPENEVEFFYLRPRDIAIYVSSGRLDIGITGRDLLIDSGANAEEILPLGFARSTFRYATKPGTANGVADLNGMTVATSYEGIVAKHLADHGIDASVVHLDGAVETAIELGVAEVIADVVETGTSLRNAGLEVIGEPIMKSEAIVIRRTGADAEEPKVQQFLRRLQGVLVARTYVMMDYDCRVEQLEKAVALTPGLESPTVSPLHNEGWVAVRAMVPAREAQRIMDDLYAIGARAILTTAIHACRL, encoded by the coding sequence ATGCTGCGCATCGCCGTCCCGAACAAGGGTTCACTCTCCGGCCCTGCGGCGGACATGCTGCATGAGGCCGGCTACCAGCAGCGCCGCGAGTCCAAGGAACTGCGCATCGTCGACCCGGAGAACGAGGTCGAGTTCTTCTACCTCCGCCCGCGCGACATCGCGATCTACGTCTCCTCCGGCCGCCTCGACATCGGCATCACCGGCCGCGACCTGCTCATCGACTCCGGCGCCAACGCCGAGGAGATCCTGCCGCTCGGCTTCGCCCGCTCCACCTTCCGCTACGCCACCAAGCCCGGCACGGCGAACGGCGTCGCGGACCTGAACGGGATGACGGTCGCCACCTCCTACGAGGGCATCGTCGCCAAGCACCTCGCCGACCACGGCATCGACGCCTCCGTCGTCCACCTCGACGGCGCCGTCGAGACCGCCATCGAGCTGGGCGTCGCCGAGGTCATCGCGGACGTCGTCGAGACCGGCACCAGCCTGCGCAACGCGGGCCTGGAGGTCATCGGCGAGCCGATCATGAAGTCCGAGGCGATCGTGATCCGCCGCACCGGCGCGGACGCCGAGGAACCCAAGGTCCAGCAGTTCCTGCGCCGCCTCCAGGGCGTGCTGGTGGCCCGGACGTACGTGATGATGGACTACGACTGCCGTGTCGAGCAGTTGGAGAAGGCCGTCGCGCTCACCCCCGGACTGGAGTCCCCGACCGTCTCCCCGCTGCACAACGAGGGCTGGGTCGCCGTGCGCGCCATGGTCCCGGCCAGGGAGGCCCAGCGGATCATGGACGACCTCTACGCCATCGGCGCCCGGGCCATCCTGACCACGGCCATCCACGCCTGCCGTCTGTAG
- a CDS encoding phosphoribosyl-ATP diphosphatase: MSKKTFEELFTELQQKAAHGDPATSRTAELVGKGVHAIGKKVVEEAAEVWMAAEYEGKEAAAEEISQLLYHVQVMMVARGISLDDVYAHL; the protein is encoded by the coding sequence ATGTCCAAGAAGACGTTCGAGGAGCTCTTCACCGAGCTCCAGCAGAAGGCCGCCCACGGCGACCCCGCCACCTCCCGCACCGCCGAGCTGGTCGGCAAGGGCGTCCATGCCATCGGCAAGAAGGTCGTCGAGGAGGCCGCCGAGGTCTGGATGGCCGCCGAGTACGAGGGCAAGGAGGCGGCTGCCGAGGAGATCTCGCAGCTGCTGTACCACGTCCAGGTGATGATGGTCGCCCGCGGCATCTCCCTGGACGACGTCTACGCCCACCTCTGA
- the ribH gene encoding 6,7-dimethyl-8-ribityllumazine synthase: MSGKGAPELSVRNASDLRVAVIAAQWHEKVMDGLVNGALRALHELGIDEPTLIRVPGSFELPVAAAVLAGRGYDAVVALGVVIRGGTPHFDYVCQGVTQGLTQVSVETGVPVGFGVLTCDTEEQALDRAGLEGSNEDKGHEAVTAAVATAVTLRSVSEPWH, from the coding sequence GTGAGCGGCAAGGGTGCACCTGAACTGTCCGTGCGCAACGCGAGCGACCTGCGGGTCGCGGTCATCGCGGCGCAGTGGCACGAGAAGGTGATGGACGGTCTGGTGAACGGCGCCCTGCGCGCCCTGCACGAGCTGGGCATCGACGAGCCGACGCTGATCCGGGTCCCCGGCAGCTTCGAACTCCCGGTCGCCGCGGCGGTGCTCGCCGGGCGCGGCTACGACGCGGTCGTCGCCCTCGGCGTCGTGATCCGCGGCGGCACCCCGCACTTCGACTACGTCTGCCAGGGCGTCACCCAGGGCCTGACCCAGGTGTCCGTCGAGACAGGCGTCCCCGTCGGCTTCGGCGTGCTGACCTGCGACACCGAGGAGCAGGCCCTGGACCGTGCCGGTCTGGAAGGGTCGAACGAGGACAAGGGACACGAGGCGGTGACCGCCGCGGTGGCGACCGCGGTCACGCTTCGCTCAGTATCCGAACCCTGGCACTGA